A window from Odocoileus virginianus isolate 20LAN1187 ecotype Illinois chromosome 24, Ovbor_1.2, whole genome shotgun sequence encodes these proteins:
- the LOC139030947 gene encoding nascent polypeptide-associated complex subunit alpha, muscle-specific form-like: protein MPASTAYLEPRIELESSFDRSSALKLMNVEAVPPVSSTLSVTAALGQPKPAPTPPCSLASQQCPLATPNQPSPFLSPSTMTSAPCEAPLLQSSHGTALPLGAAPPADPPVFLPNLIGPPISPAALALASPMITPPLKGAHSSSAPLALVALAPHSVQKSPAEPLHPLSAPPSVAVVESGSVTSLSAPVARSEPKPFPSQAPSQLTPNPKDTPNPPSIVSAIPSHLVTPLASVQSELASCSQIPPAIPSPQVKGVPISALTTPQHPVSLSLKGPPAAPSLPTQSFAVAAASPPVFLTSLGSHLTPLHQSSPVQTSSSNVLSDPIEGTIFVDHSSADPCYTSQRSVIPPPPSRNEVVPTAVTAFPGGAPTSSLALSADKGISAVPDLVSSDVAASSPLSPTAPLILKDVPSTAALAAPKHPPSPQSTSPSPETALSPEAALAAESSPGPLPVVKPARTSPSSLSASSPVPVINTDSYTSPDPTNLLLKSSFTTPPVAPFPLESAAIDGMAPAAAKGTCAPSTLASPSTLTTLPLMPPTSESCPMAPAVTLSPQNASPSLAPMAQVPEIPKSESATLLPPAHTPQGAKKVHGISQTSPLASVASPPEGCPTEDSGASVTASCKGMCLAGSLSPLGTTVSPQPKRIPTKKGSATAPLSLAPSASKSVPAIPDTPAGNLSFTVSPVEASSLPEADLLFHVSKGSLVEKHSPTPPSPKETPVPPPMAPSPKEGPASPSPKETLTPLAVTPSTPKGAPTTPSPKEAPTPLAMTPPSPKGSSATTLPKETPLPAVTPSSPKGAPATPSPKQTLATPPPKEAPTSPAMAPPSSKRTPVNSLPKEDSIPLAVTPPSPKGSPATPSPKKAPASPPPKEESTPPPVTPPSAKGSPATPSPKKAPASPPPKKESTPPPVTPSPKGSPATPSPKKAPASPPPKKESTPPPVTPSPKGSPATPSPKKAPASPPPKEESTPPPVTPPSPKGSPATPSPKKAPASPPPKGESTPPPVTPSPKGSPATPSPKKAPASPPPKEESTPPPVAPPSPKESPATPSPKKAPASPPPKEESTPPPVTPPSSKGSPATPSPKKAPASPPPKEESTPPPVTPPSPKGSPATPSPKKAPASPPPKKESTPPPVTPSPKGSPATPSPKKAPASPSPKKESTPLPVTPPSPKGSPATPSPKKAPASPPPKEESTPPPVTPPSPKGSPATPSPKKAPASPSPKEESTPPPVTPPSPKGSPATPSPKKAPASPPPKGESTPPPVTPPSPKGSPATPSPKKAPASPPPKKESTPPPVTPPSPKGSPATPSPKKAPASPSPKEESTPPPVTPPSPKGSPATPSPKKAPASPPPKESPLPHL from the exons ATGCCTGCATCAACAGCTTATCTGGAACCCAGGATTGAATTAGAGTCGTCTTTTGACCGCTCTTCGGCTTTGAAACTAATGAATGTAGAAG CTGTGCCGCCTGTGTCTTCAACCTTGAGCGTCACTGCTGCTTTAGGGCAGCCTaaacccgcccccacccctccctgctccctggccTCCCAGCAGTGCCCTCTGGCAACCCCTAACCAGccttcccccttcctttctccctcgaCCATGACCTCAGCCCCTTGTGAAGCGCCTCTTCTGCAGTCATCCCATGGGACGGCCCTGCCTCTGGGGGCTGCCCCTCCCGCTGACCCCCCCGTTTTCTTACCAAACCTGATAGGGCCTCCTATCTCCCCAGCTGCCTTAGCTCTGGCCTCGCCCATGATAACTCCACCTCTGAAAGGTGCTCATTCCTCCTCAGCCCCCTTGGCTCTGGTGGCCTTGGCTCCCCACTCAGTTCAGAAGAGCCCTGCCGAACCCCTGCACCCCCTCAGTGCGCCTCCTTCAGTTGCCGTGGTTGAGTCGGGGTCAGTGACATCGTTGTCAGCTCCAGTTGCTCGCTCAGAACCAAAGCCCTTTCCTAGTCAGGCTCCCTCTCAACTAACTCCTAATCCAAAGGATACCCCCAACCCTCCAAGTATAGTCAGTGCTATCCCTTCCCATCTTGTAACTCCTTTGGCCTCTGTTCAGTCTGAACTAGCCTCATGTTCTCAGATACCACCTGCCATCCCTTCCCCTCAAGTCAAAGGTGTCCCCATCTCAGCTCTGACTACTCCACAACACCCTGTGAGCCTCAGCCTGAAGGGTCCACCTGCTGCTCCATCTCTTCCAACTCAGTCCTTTGCTGTGGCTGCTGCGTCCCCCCCGGTTTTCCTCACTTCTCTGGGCTCTCATCTTACACCTTTACATCAGAGTTCTCCTGTCCAAACTTCAAGTTCTAATGTTCTGTCAGATCCCATAGAAGGTACTATTTTTGTAGATCATTCTTCTGCGGATCCCTGTTACACTTCTCAGAGATCTGTaattcctccccctccttccagaAATGAGGTGGTTCCTACTGCTGTGACTGCTTTTCCAGGGGGGGCTCCCACTTCCTCTCTGGCTCTGTCTGCTGACAAAGGCATCTCTGCTGTCCCTGACCTGGTCTCCTCAGACGTCGCTGCCTCTTCTCCATTATCTCCTACTGCCCCTCTCATTCTCAAAGATGTTCCTAGTACAGCAGCCCTGGCAGCGCCTAAGCATCCCCCCTCTCCCCAGAGCACATCGCCTTCTCCAGAGACGGCTCTTTCTCCTGAAGCCGCCCTGGCAGCAGAAAGCTCCCCAGGGCCTCTCCCTGTAGTGAAGCCGGCCAGgacttctccctcttctctgagTGCCAGCTCCCCAGTCCCTGTGATCAACACAGATTCTTACACAAGCCCAGACCCAACTAATCTGCTTCTCAAAAGTTCTTTCACTACCCCACCTGTAGCTCCATTTCCTTTGGAAAGTGCTGCCATTGATGGAATGGCTCCTGCAGCTGCCAAAGGTACTTGCGCTCCTTCAACTCTAGCCAGTCCTTCCACTCTTACTACTTTACCATTGATGCCTCCAACCTCTGAAAGTTGCCCTATGGCTCCAGCAGTGACTTTATCTCCCCAGAATGCTTCTCCTTCTCTAGCTCCTATGGCACAGGTCCCTGAAATTCCCAAGTCTGAGTCTGCTACTCTTCTGCCTCCAGCTCATACTCCTCAGGGTGCAAAGAAAGTTCATGGCATTTCTCAAACCTCACCATTGGCATCTGTGGCTTCCCCTCCTGAAGGGTGCCCAACTGAGGACTCTGGTGCTTCTGTTACTGCATCTTGCAAAGGAATGTGCCTTGCTGGCTCCCTGTCTCCTTTAGGGACTACTGTGTCTCCTCAGCCTAAAAGAATTCCAACCAAGAAGGGTTCAGCTACTGCTCCCTTAAGTCTTGCCCCTTCTGCTTCTAAAAGTGTACCTGCTATCCCTGATACTCCTGCTGGAAATCTTTCATTCACTGTTTCTCCAGTTGAAGCTTCCTCTCTTCCAGAGGCCGATCTTCTTTTTCATGTCTCTAAAGGATCACTAGTCGAGAAGCATTCCCCTACTCCCCCATCCCCCAAAGAGACTCCTGTTCCCCCACCTATGGCTCCTTCCCCCAAGGAGGGGCCAGCATCCCCATCCCCTAAAGAAACCCTTACTCCTTTAGCTGTGACCCCTTCCACCCCCAAAGGAGCCCCAACAACTCCTTCCCCCAAAGAGGCTCCCACTCCCCTAGCTATgactcctccttcccccaaaggGAGCTCAGCAACCACATTACCTAAAGAGACTCCACTTCCTGCCGTGACCCCTTCCTCCCCAAAAGGAGCCCCAGCAACTCCTTCCCCAAAACAAACTCTAGCCACTCCACCTCCCAAAGAGGCTCCCACTTCCCCAGCTATGGCTCCTCCCTCTTCCAAAAGAACGCCAGTTAACTCACTTCCAAAGGAGGACTCCATTCCCCTAGCTGtgactcctccctcccccaaagggAGCCCAGCAACTCCATCTCCCAAAAAAGCCCCAGCTAGCCCACCTCCAAAGGAAGAGTCCACTCCCCCACCTGTGACTCCTCCCTCCGCCAAAGGGAGCCCAGCAACTCCATCTCCCAAAAAAGCCCCAGCTAGCCCACCTCCAAAGAAAGAGTCCACTCCCCCACCTGTGACTCCCTCCCCCAAAGGGAGCCCAGCAACTCCATCTCCCAAAAAAGCCCCAGCTAGCCCACCTCCAAAGAAAGAGTCCACTCCCCCACCTGTGACTCCCTCCCCCAAAGGGAGCCCAGCAACTCCATCTCCCAAAAAAGCCCCAGCTAGCCCACCTCCAAAGGAAGAGTCCACTCCCCCACCTGtgactcctccctcccccaaagggAGCCCAGCAACTCCATCTCCCAAAAAAGCCCCAGCTAGCCCACCTCCAAAGGGTGAGTCCACTCCCCCACCTGTGACTCCCTCCCCCAAAGGGAGCCCAGCAACTCCATCTCCCAAAAAAGCCCCAGCTAGCCCACCTCCAAAGGAAGAGTCCACTCCCCCACCTgtggctcctccctcccccaaagagAGCCCAGCAACTCCATCTCCCAAAAAAGCCCCAGCTAGCCCACCTCCAAAGGAAGAGTCCACTCCCCCACCTGTGACTCCTCCCTCCTCCAAAGGGAGCCCAGCAACTCCATCTCCCAAAAAAGCCCCAGCTAGCCCACCTCCAAAGGAAGAGTCCACTCCCCCACCTGtgactcctccctcccccaaagggAGCCCAGCAACTCCATCTCCCAAAAAAGCCCCAGCTAGCCCACCTCCAAAGAAGGAGTCCACTCCCCCACCTGTGACTCCCTCCCCCAAAGGGAGCCCAGCAACTCCATCTCCCAAAAAAGCCCCAGCTAGCCCATCTCCAAAGAAAGAGTCCACTCCCCTACCTGtgactcctccctcccccaaagggAGCCCAGCAACTCCATCTCCCAAAAAAGCCCCAGCTAGCCCACCTCCAAAGGAAGAATCCACTCCCCCACCTGtgactcctccctcccccaaagggAGCCCAGCAACTCCATCTCCCAAAAAAGCCCCAGCTAGCCCATCTCCAAAGGAAGAGTCCACTCCCCCACCTGtgactcctccctcccccaaagggAGCCCAGCAACTCCATCTCCCAAAAAAGCCCCAGCTAGCCCACCTCCAAAGGGTGAGTCCACTCCCCCACCTGtgactcctccctcccccaaagggAGCCCAGCAACTCCATCTCCCAAAAAAGCCCCAGCTAGCCCACCTCCAAAGAAAGAGTCCACTCCCCCACCTGtgactcctccctcccccaaagggAGCCCAGCAACTCCATCTCCCAAAAAAGCCCCAGCTAGCCCATCTCCAAAGGAAGAGTCCACTCCCCCACCTGtgactcctccctcccccaaagggAGCCCAGCAACTCCATCTCCCAAAAAAGCCCCAGCTAGCCCACCTCCAAAGGAGAGTCCACTCCCCCACCTGtga